The following coding sequences lie in one Arabidopsis thaliana chromosome 3, partial sequence genomic window:
- a CDS encoding uncharacterized protein (unknown protein; Has 6 Blast hits to 6 proteins in 3 species: Archae - 0; Bacteria - 0; Metazoa - 0; Fungi - 0; Plants - 6; Viruses - 0; Other Eukaryotes - 0 (source: NCBI BLink).) — protein sequence MASTQYGFEHQGGMEIINDELILSFLEEESPVENHSSINKEEEEKLNRVIRSLEVEINMSSPTIEARKMNMQQTISGLEDDFGWLNDFDIGMISLQNDDEMMNWCTELSYMDGVVDSGVLEIEGGDYYSHINYALTFEEPTLSLWQENNDVVMY from the coding sequence ATGGCGTCTACGCAATATGGTTTTGAACATCAAGGCGGCATGGAGATTATCAACGATGAGCTTATCTTGTCGTTTTTGGAAGAAGAATCGCCCGTCGAAAATCATAGTAGCATcaacaaagaggaagaagagaaactaaacCGTGTGATTAGGTCGCTAGAAGTGGAGATCAACATGAGTTCTCCAACCATAGAAGCTAGGAAAATGAATATGCAACAGACGATATCCGGTCTTGAAGATGATTTTGGGTGGCTTAACGACTTTGATATTGGTATGATTTCGTTGcaaaatgatgatgagatgATGAATTGGTGTACGGAACTTTCTTACATGGATGGTGTGGTAGATAGTGGTGTTCTTGAGATTGAAGGTGGTGATTATTATTCTCATATTAACTATGCACTCACATTTGAGGAACCAACTCTTTCTCTATGGCAAGAGAATAATGATGTAGTTATGTATTGA